Genomic segment of Desulfobacterales bacterium:
TTCATTTTAATAATGGCTCTTTTGGCTGGATAAAGGCGCTGCAGGCCCTTCACGCCGACAGCAAGTTTTTTTCCGTTGACTTTACGGCCGGACAACCGAGCCGGGTGGCGGAAGGATTCGGCATGAAAGCCTTTCATGTAAACACCCCTGCAGAACTGGACGATAAACTCGACGCCGCGTTTAGCAGCGACGGGCCTGTTTTTCTTGACGTTGTAACGGAATCAGAAGTAAAAGAACTGCCGCCGGTGCATTCCTGGAACCAGGCCGCTATAAAATTCGGCAAATCGATATGACAGGTCTTTTTTAAACAAGGAGAATGAATTCAATGAAAGTCATCATCGTGGGCGGGGGGTGGGCCGGCTGTGCGGCAGCCCTTTCAGCCCAAAAGCAAGGGGCCCGGGTTGTTTTGATCGAACGGACCGACATGCTGCTGGGGACCGGCCTTGTGGGCGGCATCATGCGCAACAACGGCCGCTACACGGCCGCAGAGGAAATGATCGCCATGGGCGGCGGCGAGATCTTTCAACTGACCGA
This window contains:
- a CDS encoding FAD-dependent oxidoreductase gives rise to the protein MKVIIVGGGWAGCAAALSAQKQGARVVLIERTDMLLGTGLVGGIMRNNGRYTAAEEMIAMGGGEIFQLT